One Staphylococcus simiae genomic region harbors:
- the istB gene encoding IS21-like element helper ATPase IstB — MNNITNYQRLKDNLSYLKMNQMITHLDEVIDFSITNDLSFIDTLIKLSDYEIAVKEKNMIESMVKVAAFPFKKELCDFDFSFQPNVNKQEIVDFTHLRFIENHQNIVFLGPSGVGKTHLATSIGMSAAKKRVSTYFIKCHDLIQNLKKSQLENRLENRLKHYSKYKLLIIDEIGYLPIDSEDAKLFFQLIDLRYEKKSTIFTTNINFNLWNEIFEDPKIANAILDRILHHSNVIKITGKSYRLKDHFVKVEKTE; from the coding sequence ATGAATAATATTACTAACTACCAACGTTTAAAAGATAATCTGTCATATCTAAAAATGAATCAAATGATTACTCATTTAGATGAAGTGATAGATTTTAGTATCACTAACGATTTATCATTTATTGATACTTTAATTAAATTGAGTGATTATGAAATCGCAGTTAAAGAAAAGAATATGATTGAATCAATGGTTAAGGTAGCAGCATTCCCTTTTAAAAAGGAACTGTGCGACTTTGACTTTTCATTCCAACCTAACGTCAATAAACAAGAAATCGTAGATTTTACTCATTTACGATTTATAGAAAACCATCAGAATATTGTCTTTTTAGGTCCAAGTGGTGTAGGTAAAACCCATTTAGCTACATCAATTGGTATGTCAGCAGCGAAAAAAAGAGTAAGTACGTATTTCATTAAATGTCATGATTTAATACAAAATTTGAAAAAATCTCAATTAGAGAATCGGTTAGAAAATAGACTCAAGCACTATAGTAAATATAAATTACTAATTATTGATGAAATAGGCTATTTACCTATTGATAGTGAAGATGCCAAACTCTTTTTCCAACTGATTGATTTAAGATATGAGAAGAAAAGTACCATTTTTACTACAAATATTAATTTCAATTTATGGAATGAAATATTTGAAGACCCTAAAATAGCTAATGCCATTTTAGATCGCATATTACATCACTCAAATGTCATAAAAATAACTGGGAAGTCTTATCGGTTAAAAGACCATTTTGTGAAAGTTGAAAAGACAGAATGA